A segment of the uncultured Desulfobulbus sp. genome:
CGGACAAATCGACCTAAATTCGTTTGATTTTTCCCTTTGGCCAGTAAGGTTTCCTCAATGGAGAGCCATTCGGCCATGGGATACACACGGAGGCATTCTTTCCAGTGGGTGACAACCAACATTTCAGAGCCGTACTGCTCTTTGAGCACTTCACGGAATCGTGCAGGAATATTCAAGCGTCCCTTTGGGTCAAGACTATGATCCGAGTGACTCCGAAATCGTTGCACGCTACCTCTTCAACCACTATCCGCCACCTGCGTGACGATTAACCCATCTTTTTCCCCTAAACACCACTTTACACCACCTAGTAACAATTAGTATACGAACCCCATAAGGGAGTCAAGGAAAAACACGGAAAAATAGGGCAGATCCAGGCCCTATTGCCCCCGGGGATAAATTTCCATATAACATCACAAAAACAAAAAGATAACAAACAAGACCCTTCATTTACAAAACTGAAATTCATCACATTGAAACACAATCAAAACAAAGGGGAATAAGGTGGAGAGGCTTCTCGAAAAAAGACTGGCAAGCGCGATAAATTGGCAAGGTAGGAGGCGAGACGCGTAAAAAAATTGGCTGTATCACCGAAGCGATACAGCCATTTTTTTGACATCTTAAAAAAATAAAAAATATTTCTTATTCAGAGATTTTTAGGGTGCAGGAGTTCCCCCCTGACCGGCTTCGGCTGCTTCAGGAAAGAA
Coding sequences within it:
- the mraZ gene encoding division/cell wall cluster transcriptional repressor MraZ, with the protein product MQRFRSHSDHSLDPKGRLNIPARFREVLKEQYGSEMLVVTHWKECLRVYPMAEWLSIEETLLAKGKNQTNLGRFVRYIIAGVVECSPDKQGRVLLTPALRSSVKLQKEVVVVGMLNYFEIWDKGAWEAETELVREGFDDYSEGLSELGI